Proteins encoded within one genomic window of Gasterosteus aculeatus chromosome 18, fGasAcu3.hap1.1, whole genome shotgun sequence:
- the znf395b gene encoding zinc finger protein 395b isoform X8, whose product MGPEDRARPGPGGTAARPVAAQARSVATAFGGSEEGPDAQQAPVCTARRVQAGRPRAESRHHKDTTLVQLQEREAERGCSNRGAASLQAAAPATHRSATQQARYCFRSPESVEMDEIMAAMVLTSLSCSPGVQSPPQNDPGPAGSSSSADMECGGGELSDSGSSGYWSWDHGNVSPAASPSVTEMDSSPDEGLQVDLEQGDELHAKKPKSSFRGAYRCLWPSCGKVLTSSVGIKRHIRVLHLGGSDQSQREEDFYYTRICCEAVDFSSAPAPVLAPAPVPAPAPSHPSLGQASSSPLSWASCGSPPPSGLQIPPAHRPRSNSSSEAVPNRAVPLSQSAPSSFWQIHSEHLYQACSPVQVSEASRSPSCQGWTPSAPISGHSNTPVVKPRCRSVSVGEQWLQQNRLQPISVSPLRTHCSFRKGRGEAKKCRKVYGVERKDQWCTACRWKKACQRFPD is encoded by the exons ATGGGACCTGAGGACAGAGCCAGACCAGGCCCGGGCGGGACGGCGGCCCGCCCTGTGGCAGCGCAGGCCCGCTCCGTGGCGACTGCGTTTGGAGGCAGCGAGGAGGGGCCCGACGCCCAGCAGGCCCCG GTGTGCACGGCGCGGCGCGTGCAGGCAGGGAGGCCGAGAGCCGAGAGCCGGCATCACAAGGACACAACGCTGgtccagctgcaggagagggaggCCGAGCGAGGCTGCAGCAACCGAGGAGCCGCTTCCCTGCAAGCGGCGGCGCCCGCCACGCACAGGTCGGCGACCCAGCAGGCCCGGTACTG CTTCCGCAGCCCGGAGTCGGTGGAGATGGACGAGATCATGGCGGCCATGGTTCTGACCAGCCTGTCCTGCAGCCCGGGGGTCCAGAGCCCCCCGCAGAACGATCCCGGGCCAG ccggctcctcctcctccgccgacATGGAGTGTGGCGGCGGCGAGCTCTCCgacagcggcagcagcggctACTGGAGCTGGGACCACGGCAACGTGAGTCCCGCCGCCTCGCCATCCGTCACCGAGATGGACAGCAGCCCGGACGAAGGCCTGCAGGTGGATCTGGAGCAGGGGGACGAGCTCCACGCCAAAAAGCCCAAG agCTCCTTCAGAGGAGCCTATAGGTGTCTGTGGCCCAGCTGTGGAAAGGTGCTCACATCTTCAGTTGGAATAAAAAGACACATCCGGGTGCTGCATCTGGG TGGGTCGGATCAGtcccagagagaagaggacTTCTACTACACCAGGATCTGCTGTGAGGCCGTGGACTTCAGCTCCGCCCCGGCTCCGGTTCTGGCTCCGGCTCCGGTtccggctccggctccttcccatCCATCTCTGGGCCAGGCCTCGTCCTCCCCTCTCAGCTGGGCCTCCTGcggttcccctcctccctctgggcTGCAGATCCCCCCAGCTCACAGGCCCAGGTCCAACTCCAGCTCCGAGGCCGTCCCGAACCGGGCCGTCCCGCTCAGCCAGTCGGCCCCCAGCAGCTTCTGGCAGATCCACTCGGAGCACCTCTATCAG GCCTGTAGCCCGGTCCAGGTATCTGAGGCCTCCAGAAGCCCCAGCTGCCAGGGTTGGACCCCTTCCGCCCCCATCTCCGGCCACAGCAACACTCCG GTGGTGAAACCTCGCTGTCGGTCCGTCAGCGTCGGGGAACAGTGGCTCCAACAGAACAGACTGCAGCCAATCAGTGTGTCTCCTTTGCGCACCCACTGCTCCTTCAG aaagGGTCGCGGCGAGGCCAAAAAGTGCCGCAAGGTGTACGGAGTGGAGCGCAAGGACCAGTGGTGCACCGCCTGTCGCTGGAAAAAGGCCTGCCAGCGCTTCCCCGACTAG
- the znf395b gene encoding zinc finger protein 395b isoform X10 — MGPEDRARPGPGGTAARPVAAQARSVATAFGGSEEGPDAQQAPVCTARRVQAGRPRAESRHHKDTTLVQLQEREAERGCSNRGAASLQAAAPATHRSATQQARFRSPESVEMDEIMAAMVLTSLSCSPGVQSPPQNDPGPAGSSSSADMECGGGELSDSGSSGYWSWDHGNVSPAASPSVTEMDSSPDEGLQVDLEQGDELHAKKPKSSFRGAYRCLWPSCGKVLTSSVGIKRHIRVLHLGGSDQSQREEDFYYTRICCEAVDFSSAPAPVLAPAPVPAPAPSHPSLGQASSSPLSWASCGSPPPSGLQIPPAHRPRSNSSSEAVPNRAVPLSQSAPSSFWQIHSEHLYQACSPVQVSEASRSPSCQGWTPSAPISGHSNTPVVKPRCRSVSVGEQWLQQNRLQPISVSPLRTHCSFRKGRGEAKKCRKVYGVERKDQWCTACRWKKACQRFPD, encoded by the exons ATGGGACCTGAGGACAGAGCCAGACCAGGCCCGGGCGGGACGGCGGCCCGCCCTGTGGCAGCGCAGGCCCGCTCCGTGGCGACTGCGTTTGGAGGCAGCGAGGAGGGGCCCGACGCCCAGCAGGCCCCG GTGTGCACGGCGCGGCGCGTGCAGGCAGGGAGGCCGAGAGCCGAGAGCCGGCATCACAAGGACACAACGCTGgtccagctgcaggagagggaggCCGAGCGAGGCTGCAGCAACCGAGGAGCCGCTTCCCTGCAAGCGGCGGCGCCCGCCACGCACAGGTCGGCGACCCAGCAGGCCCG CTTCCGCAGCCCGGAGTCGGTGGAGATGGACGAGATCATGGCGGCCATGGTTCTGACCAGCCTGTCCTGCAGCCCGGGGGTCCAGAGCCCCCCGCAGAACGATCCCGGGCCAG ccggctcctcctcctccgccgacATGGAGTGTGGCGGCGGCGAGCTCTCCgacagcggcagcagcggctACTGGAGCTGGGACCACGGCAACGTGAGTCCCGCCGCCTCGCCATCCGTCACCGAGATGGACAGCAGCCCGGACGAAGGCCTGCAGGTGGATCTGGAGCAGGGGGACGAGCTCCACGCCAAAAAGCCCAAG agCTCCTTCAGAGGAGCCTATAGGTGTCTGTGGCCCAGCTGTGGAAAGGTGCTCACATCTTCAGTTGGAATAAAAAGACACATCCGGGTGCTGCATCTGGG TGGGTCGGATCAGtcccagagagaagaggacTTCTACTACACCAGGATCTGCTGTGAGGCCGTGGACTTCAGCTCCGCCCCGGCTCCGGTTCTGGCTCCGGCTCCGGTtccggctccggctccttcccatCCATCTCTGGGCCAGGCCTCGTCCTCCCCTCTCAGCTGGGCCTCCTGcggttcccctcctccctctgggcTGCAGATCCCCCCAGCTCACAGGCCCAGGTCCAACTCCAGCTCCGAGGCCGTCCCGAACCGGGCCGTCCCGCTCAGCCAGTCGGCCCCCAGCAGCTTCTGGCAGATCCACTCGGAGCACCTCTATCAG GCCTGTAGCCCGGTCCAGGTATCTGAGGCCTCCAGAAGCCCCAGCTGCCAGGGTTGGACCCCTTCCGCCCCCATCTCCGGCCACAGCAACACTCCG GTGGTGAAACCTCGCTGTCGGTCCGTCAGCGTCGGGGAACAGTGGCTCCAACAGAACAGACTGCAGCCAATCAGTGTGTCTCCTTTGCGCACCCACTGCTCCTTCAG aaagGGTCGCGGCGAGGCCAAAAAGTGCCGCAAGGTGTACGGAGTGGAGCGCAAGGACCAGTGGTGCACCGCCTGTCGCTGGAAAAAGGCCTGCCAGCGCTTCCCCGACTAG
- the znf395b gene encoding zinc finger protein 395b isoform X7, with amino-acid sequence MGPEDRARPGPGGTAARPVAAQARSVATAFGGSEEGPDAQQAPVCTARRVQAGRPRAESRHHKDTTLVQLQEREAERGCSNRGAASLQAAAPATHRSATQQARYCFRSPESVEMDEIMAAMVLTSLSCSPGVQSPPQNDPGPAGSSSSADMECGGGELSDSGSSGYWSWDHGNVSPAASPSVTEMDSSPDEGLQVDLEQGDELHAKKPKSSFRGAYRCLWPSCGKVLTSSVGIKRHIRVLHLGSGSDQSQREEDFYYTRICCEAVDFSSAPAPVLAPAPVPAPAPSHPSLGQASSSPLSWASCGSPPPSGLQIPPAHRPRSNSSSEAVPNRAVPLSQSAPSSFWQIHSEHLYQACSPVQVSEASRSPSCQGWTPSAPISGHSNTPVVKPRCRSVSVGEQWLQQNRLQPISVSPLRTHCSFRKGRGEAKKCRKVYGVERKDQWCTACRWKKACQRFPD; translated from the exons ATGGGACCTGAGGACAGAGCCAGACCAGGCCCGGGCGGGACGGCGGCCCGCCCTGTGGCAGCGCAGGCCCGCTCCGTGGCGACTGCGTTTGGAGGCAGCGAGGAGGGGCCCGACGCCCAGCAGGCCCCG GTGTGCACGGCGCGGCGCGTGCAGGCAGGGAGGCCGAGAGCCGAGAGCCGGCATCACAAGGACACAACGCTGgtccagctgcaggagagggaggCCGAGCGAGGCTGCAGCAACCGAGGAGCCGCTTCCCTGCAAGCGGCGGCGCCCGCCACGCACAGGTCGGCGACCCAGCAGGCCCGGTACTG CTTCCGCAGCCCGGAGTCGGTGGAGATGGACGAGATCATGGCGGCCATGGTTCTGACCAGCCTGTCCTGCAGCCCGGGGGTCCAGAGCCCCCCGCAGAACGATCCCGGGCCAG ccggctcctcctcctccgccgacATGGAGTGTGGCGGCGGCGAGCTCTCCgacagcggcagcagcggctACTGGAGCTGGGACCACGGCAACGTGAGTCCCGCCGCCTCGCCATCCGTCACCGAGATGGACAGCAGCCCGGACGAAGGCCTGCAGGTGGATCTGGAGCAGGGGGACGAGCTCCACGCCAAAAAGCCCAAG agCTCCTTCAGAGGAGCCTATAGGTGTCTGTGGCCCAGCTGTGGAAAGGTGCTCACATCTTCAGTTGGAATAAAAAGACACATCCGGGTGCTGCATCTGGG CAGTGGGTCGGATCAGtcccagagagaagaggacTTCTACTACACCAGGATCTGCTGTGAGGCCGTGGACTTCAGCTCCGCCCCGGCTCCGGTTCTGGCTCCGGCTCCGGTtccggctccggctccttcccatCCATCTCTGGGCCAGGCCTCGTCCTCCCCTCTCAGCTGGGCCTCCTGcggttcccctcctccctctgggcTGCAGATCCCCCCAGCTCACAGGCCCAGGTCCAACTCCAGCTCCGAGGCCGTCCCGAACCGGGCCGTCCCGCTCAGCCAGTCGGCCCCCAGCAGCTTCTGGCAGATCCACTCGGAGCACCTCTATCAG GCCTGTAGCCCGGTCCAGGTATCTGAGGCCTCCAGAAGCCCCAGCTGCCAGGGTTGGACCCCTTCCGCCCCCATCTCCGGCCACAGCAACACTCCG GTGGTGAAACCTCGCTGTCGGTCCGTCAGCGTCGGGGAACAGTGGCTCCAACAGAACAGACTGCAGCCAATCAGTGTGTCTCCTTTGCGCACCCACTGCTCCTTCAG aaagGGTCGCGGCGAGGCCAAAAAGTGCCGCAAGGTGTACGGAGTGGAGCGCAAGGACCAGTGGTGCACCGCCTGTCGCTGGAAAAAGGCCTGCCAGCGCTTCCCCGACTAG
- the znf395b gene encoding zinc finger protein 395b isoform X4: MIPICVAGRRSVSGGVTQCGSPSLCAAMGPEDRARPGPGGTAARPVAAQARSVATAFGGSEEGPDAQQAPVCTARRVQAGRPRAESRHHKDTTLVQLQEREAERGCSNRGAASLQAAAPATHRSATQQARFRSPESVEMDEIMAAMVLTSLSCSPGVQSPPQNDPGPAGSSSSADMECGGGELSDSGSSGYWSWDHGNVSPAASPSVTEMDSSPDEGLQVDLEQGDELHAKKPKSSFRGAYRCLWPSCGKVLTSSVGIKRHIRVLHLGGSDQSQREEDFYYTRICCEAVDFSSAPAPVLAPAPVPAPAPSHPSLGQASSSPLSWASCGSPPPSGLQIPPAHRPRSNSSSEAVPNRAVPLSQSAPSSFWQIHSEHLYQACSPVQVSEASRSPSCQGWTPSAPISGHSNTPVVKPRCRSVSVGEQWLQQNRLQPISVSPLRTHCSFRKGRGEAKKCRKVYGVERKDQWCTACRWKKACQRFPD; the protein is encoded by the exons ATGATCCCAATCTGCGTCGCCGGGAGGAGATCGGTGTCG GGCGGTGTGACACAGTGCGGATCCCCCTCATTGTGTGCAGCTATGGGACCTGAGGACAGAGCCAGACCAGGCCCGGGCGGGACGGCGGCCCGCCCTGTGGCAGCGCAGGCCCGCTCCGTGGCGACTGCGTTTGGAGGCAGCGAGGAGGGGCCCGACGCCCAGCAGGCCCCG GTGTGCACGGCGCGGCGCGTGCAGGCAGGGAGGCCGAGAGCCGAGAGCCGGCATCACAAGGACACAACGCTGgtccagctgcaggagagggaggCCGAGCGAGGCTGCAGCAACCGAGGAGCCGCTTCCCTGCAAGCGGCGGCGCCCGCCACGCACAGGTCGGCGACCCAGCAGGCCCG CTTCCGCAGCCCGGAGTCGGTGGAGATGGACGAGATCATGGCGGCCATGGTTCTGACCAGCCTGTCCTGCAGCCCGGGGGTCCAGAGCCCCCCGCAGAACGATCCCGGGCCAG ccggctcctcctcctccgccgacATGGAGTGTGGCGGCGGCGAGCTCTCCgacagcggcagcagcggctACTGGAGCTGGGACCACGGCAACGTGAGTCCCGCCGCCTCGCCATCCGTCACCGAGATGGACAGCAGCCCGGACGAAGGCCTGCAGGTGGATCTGGAGCAGGGGGACGAGCTCCACGCCAAAAAGCCCAAG agCTCCTTCAGAGGAGCCTATAGGTGTCTGTGGCCCAGCTGTGGAAAGGTGCTCACATCTTCAGTTGGAATAAAAAGACACATCCGGGTGCTGCATCTGGG TGGGTCGGATCAGtcccagagagaagaggacTTCTACTACACCAGGATCTGCTGTGAGGCCGTGGACTTCAGCTCCGCCCCGGCTCCGGTTCTGGCTCCGGCTCCGGTtccggctccggctccttcccatCCATCTCTGGGCCAGGCCTCGTCCTCCCCTCTCAGCTGGGCCTCCTGcggttcccctcctccctctgggcTGCAGATCCCCCCAGCTCACAGGCCCAGGTCCAACTCCAGCTCCGAGGCCGTCCCGAACCGGGCCGTCCCGCTCAGCCAGTCGGCCCCCAGCAGCTTCTGGCAGATCCACTCGGAGCACCTCTATCAG GCCTGTAGCCCGGTCCAGGTATCTGAGGCCTCCAGAAGCCCCAGCTGCCAGGGTTGGACCCCTTCCGCCCCCATCTCCGGCCACAGCAACACTCCG GTGGTGAAACCTCGCTGTCGGTCCGTCAGCGTCGGGGAACAGTGGCTCCAACAGAACAGACTGCAGCCAATCAGTGTGTCTCCTTTGCGCACCCACTGCTCCTTCAG aaagGGTCGCGGCGAGGCCAAAAAGTGCCGCAAGGTGTACGGAGTGGAGCGCAAGGACCAGTGGTGCACCGCCTGTCGCTGGAAAAAGGCCTGCCAGCGCTTCCCCGACTAG
- the znf395b gene encoding zinc finger protein 395b isoform X6, whose product MIPICVAGRRSVSGGVTQCGSPSLCAAMGPEDRARPGPGGTAARPVAAQARSVATAFGGSEEGPDAQQAPVCTARRVQAGRPRAESRHHKDTTLVQLQEREAERGCSNRGAASLQAAAPATHSFRSPESVEMDEIMAAMVLTSLSCSPGVQSPPQNDPGPAGSSSSADMECGGGELSDSGSSGYWSWDHGNVSPAASPSVTEMDSSPDEGLQVDLEQGDELHAKKPKSSFRGAYRCLWPSCGKVLTSSVGIKRHIRVLHLGGSDQSQREEDFYYTRICCEAVDFSSAPAPVLAPAPVPAPAPSHPSLGQASSSPLSWASCGSPPPSGLQIPPAHRPRSNSSSEAVPNRAVPLSQSAPSSFWQIHSEHLYQACSPVQVSEASRSPSCQGWTPSAPISGHSNTPVVKPRCRSVSVGEQWLQQNRLQPISVSPLRTHCSFRKGRGEAKKCRKVYGVERKDQWCTACRWKKACQRFPD is encoded by the exons ATGATCCCAATCTGCGTCGCCGGGAGGAGATCGGTGTCG GGCGGTGTGACACAGTGCGGATCCCCCTCATTGTGTGCAGCTATGGGACCTGAGGACAGAGCCAGACCAGGCCCGGGCGGGACGGCGGCCCGCCCTGTGGCAGCGCAGGCCCGCTCCGTGGCGACTGCGTTTGGAGGCAGCGAGGAGGGGCCCGACGCCCAGCAGGCCCCG GTGTGCACGGCGCGGCGCGTGCAGGCAGGGAGGCCGAGAGCCGAGAGCCGGCATCACAAGGACACAACGCTGgtccagctgcaggagagggaggCCGAGCGAGGCTGCAGCAACCGAGGAGCCGCTTCCCTGCAAGCGGCGGCGCCCGCCACGCACAG CTTCCGCAGCCCGGAGTCGGTGGAGATGGACGAGATCATGGCGGCCATGGTTCTGACCAGCCTGTCCTGCAGCCCGGGGGTCCAGAGCCCCCCGCAGAACGATCCCGGGCCAG ccggctcctcctcctccgccgacATGGAGTGTGGCGGCGGCGAGCTCTCCgacagcggcagcagcggctACTGGAGCTGGGACCACGGCAACGTGAGTCCCGCCGCCTCGCCATCCGTCACCGAGATGGACAGCAGCCCGGACGAAGGCCTGCAGGTGGATCTGGAGCAGGGGGACGAGCTCCACGCCAAAAAGCCCAAG agCTCCTTCAGAGGAGCCTATAGGTGTCTGTGGCCCAGCTGTGGAAAGGTGCTCACATCTTCAGTTGGAATAAAAAGACACATCCGGGTGCTGCATCTGGG TGGGTCGGATCAGtcccagagagaagaggacTTCTACTACACCAGGATCTGCTGTGAGGCCGTGGACTTCAGCTCCGCCCCGGCTCCGGTTCTGGCTCCGGCTCCGGTtccggctccggctccttcccatCCATCTCTGGGCCAGGCCTCGTCCTCCCCTCTCAGCTGGGCCTCCTGcggttcccctcctccctctgggcTGCAGATCCCCCCAGCTCACAGGCCCAGGTCCAACTCCAGCTCCGAGGCCGTCCCGAACCGGGCCGTCCCGCTCAGCCAGTCGGCCCCCAGCAGCTTCTGGCAGATCCACTCGGAGCACCTCTATCAG GCCTGTAGCCCGGTCCAGGTATCTGAGGCCTCCAGAAGCCCCAGCTGCCAGGGTTGGACCCCTTCCGCCCCCATCTCCGGCCACAGCAACACTCCG GTGGTGAAACCTCGCTGTCGGTCCGTCAGCGTCGGGGAACAGTGGCTCCAACAGAACAGACTGCAGCCAATCAGTGTGTCTCCTTTGCGCACCCACTGCTCCTTCAG aaagGGTCGCGGCGAGGCCAAAAAGTGCCGCAAGGTGTACGGAGTGGAGCGCAAGGACCAGTGGTGCACCGCCTGTCGCTGGAAAAAGGCCTGCCAGCGCTTCCCCGACTAG
- the znf395b gene encoding zinc finger protein 395b isoform X11, with the protein MGPEDRARPGPGGTAARPVAAQARSVATAFGGSEEGPDAQQAPVCTARRVQAGRPRAESRHHKDTTLVQLQEREAERGCSNRGAASLQAAAPATHSFRSPESVEMDEIMAAMVLTSLSCSPGVQSPPQNDPGPAGSSSSADMECGGGELSDSGSSGYWSWDHGNVSPAASPSVTEMDSSPDEGLQVDLEQGDELHAKKPKSSFRGAYRCLWPSCGKVLTSSVGIKRHIRVLHLGSGSDQSQREEDFYYTRICCEAVDFSSAPAPVLAPAPVPAPAPSHPSLGQASSSPLSWASCGSPPPSGLQIPPAHRPRSNSSSEAVPNRAVPLSQSAPSSFWQIHSEHLYQACSPVQVSEASRSPSCQGWTPSAPISGHSNTPVVKPRCRSVSVGEQWLQQNRLQPISVSPLRTHCSFRKGRGEAKKCRKVYGVERKDQWCTACRWKKACQRFPD; encoded by the exons ATGGGACCTGAGGACAGAGCCAGACCAGGCCCGGGCGGGACGGCGGCCCGCCCTGTGGCAGCGCAGGCCCGCTCCGTGGCGACTGCGTTTGGAGGCAGCGAGGAGGGGCCCGACGCCCAGCAGGCCCCG GTGTGCACGGCGCGGCGCGTGCAGGCAGGGAGGCCGAGAGCCGAGAGCCGGCATCACAAGGACACAACGCTGgtccagctgcaggagagggaggCCGAGCGAGGCTGCAGCAACCGAGGAGCCGCTTCCCTGCAAGCGGCGGCGCCCGCCACGCACAG CTTCCGCAGCCCGGAGTCGGTGGAGATGGACGAGATCATGGCGGCCATGGTTCTGACCAGCCTGTCCTGCAGCCCGGGGGTCCAGAGCCCCCCGCAGAACGATCCCGGGCCAG ccggctcctcctcctccgccgacATGGAGTGTGGCGGCGGCGAGCTCTCCgacagcggcagcagcggctACTGGAGCTGGGACCACGGCAACGTGAGTCCCGCCGCCTCGCCATCCGTCACCGAGATGGACAGCAGCCCGGACGAAGGCCTGCAGGTGGATCTGGAGCAGGGGGACGAGCTCCACGCCAAAAAGCCCAAG agCTCCTTCAGAGGAGCCTATAGGTGTCTGTGGCCCAGCTGTGGAAAGGTGCTCACATCTTCAGTTGGAATAAAAAGACACATCCGGGTGCTGCATCTGGG CAGTGGGTCGGATCAGtcccagagagaagaggacTTCTACTACACCAGGATCTGCTGTGAGGCCGTGGACTTCAGCTCCGCCCCGGCTCCGGTTCTGGCTCCGGCTCCGGTtccggctccggctccttcccatCCATCTCTGGGCCAGGCCTCGTCCTCCCCTCTCAGCTGGGCCTCCTGcggttcccctcctccctctgggcTGCAGATCCCCCCAGCTCACAGGCCCAGGTCCAACTCCAGCTCCGAGGCCGTCCCGAACCGGGCCGTCCCGCTCAGCCAGTCGGCCCCCAGCAGCTTCTGGCAGATCCACTCGGAGCACCTCTATCAG GCCTGTAGCCCGGTCCAGGTATCTGAGGCCTCCAGAAGCCCCAGCTGCCAGGGTTGGACCCCTTCCGCCCCCATCTCCGGCCACAGCAACACTCCG GTGGTGAAACCTCGCTGTCGGTCCGTCAGCGTCGGGGAACAGTGGCTCCAACAGAACAGACTGCAGCCAATCAGTGTGTCTCCTTTGCGCACCCACTGCTCCTTCAG aaagGGTCGCGGCGAGGCCAAAAAGTGCCGCAAGGTGTACGGAGTGGAGCGCAAGGACCAGTGGTGCACCGCCTGTCGCTGGAAAAAGGCCTGCCAGCGCTTCCCCGACTAG
- the znf395b gene encoding zinc finger protein 395b isoform X9, whose amino-acid sequence MGPEDRARPGPGGTAARPVAAQARSVATAFGGSEEGPDAQQAPVCTARRVQAGRPRAESRHHKDTTLVQLQEREAERGCSNRGAASLQAAAPATHRSATQQARFRSPESVEMDEIMAAMVLTSLSCSPGVQSPPQNDPGPAGSSSSADMECGGGELSDSGSSGYWSWDHGNVSPAASPSVTEMDSSPDEGLQVDLEQGDELHAKKPKSSFRGAYRCLWPSCGKVLTSSVGIKRHIRVLHLGSGSDQSQREEDFYYTRICCEAVDFSSAPAPVLAPAPVPAPAPSHPSLGQASSSPLSWASCGSPPPSGLQIPPAHRPRSNSSSEAVPNRAVPLSQSAPSSFWQIHSEHLYQACSPVQVSEASRSPSCQGWTPSAPISGHSNTPVVKPRCRSVSVGEQWLQQNRLQPISVSPLRTHCSFRKGRGEAKKCRKVYGVERKDQWCTACRWKKACQRFPD is encoded by the exons ATGGGACCTGAGGACAGAGCCAGACCAGGCCCGGGCGGGACGGCGGCCCGCCCTGTGGCAGCGCAGGCCCGCTCCGTGGCGACTGCGTTTGGAGGCAGCGAGGAGGGGCCCGACGCCCAGCAGGCCCCG GTGTGCACGGCGCGGCGCGTGCAGGCAGGGAGGCCGAGAGCCGAGAGCCGGCATCACAAGGACACAACGCTGgtccagctgcaggagagggaggCCGAGCGAGGCTGCAGCAACCGAGGAGCCGCTTCCCTGCAAGCGGCGGCGCCCGCCACGCACAGGTCGGCGACCCAGCAGGCCCG CTTCCGCAGCCCGGAGTCGGTGGAGATGGACGAGATCATGGCGGCCATGGTTCTGACCAGCCTGTCCTGCAGCCCGGGGGTCCAGAGCCCCCCGCAGAACGATCCCGGGCCAG ccggctcctcctcctccgccgacATGGAGTGTGGCGGCGGCGAGCTCTCCgacagcggcagcagcggctACTGGAGCTGGGACCACGGCAACGTGAGTCCCGCCGCCTCGCCATCCGTCACCGAGATGGACAGCAGCCCGGACGAAGGCCTGCAGGTGGATCTGGAGCAGGGGGACGAGCTCCACGCCAAAAAGCCCAAG agCTCCTTCAGAGGAGCCTATAGGTGTCTGTGGCCCAGCTGTGGAAAGGTGCTCACATCTTCAGTTGGAATAAAAAGACACATCCGGGTGCTGCATCTGGG CAGTGGGTCGGATCAGtcccagagagaagaggacTTCTACTACACCAGGATCTGCTGTGAGGCCGTGGACTTCAGCTCCGCCCCGGCTCCGGTTCTGGCTCCGGCTCCGGTtccggctccggctccttcccatCCATCTCTGGGCCAGGCCTCGTCCTCCCCTCTCAGCTGGGCCTCCTGcggttcccctcctccctctgggcTGCAGATCCCCCCAGCTCACAGGCCCAGGTCCAACTCCAGCTCCGAGGCCGTCCCGAACCGGGCCGTCCCGCTCAGCCAGTCGGCCCCCAGCAGCTTCTGGCAGATCCACTCGGAGCACCTCTATCAG GCCTGTAGCCCGGTCCAGGTATCTGAGGCCTCCAGAAGCCCCAGCTGCCAGGGTTGGACCCCTTCCGCCCCCATCTCCGGCCACAGCAACACTCCG GTGGTGAAACCTCGCTGTCGGTCCGTCAGCGTCGGGGAACAGTGGCTCCAACAGAACAGACTGCAGCCAATCAGTGTGTCTCCTTTGCGCACCCACTGCTCCTTCAG aaagGGTCGCGGCGAGGCCAAAAAGTGCCGCAAGGTGTACGGAGTGGAGCGCAAGGACCAGTGGTGCACCGCCTGTCGCTGGAAAAAGGCCTGCCAGCGCTTCCCCGACTAG